The following proteins are co-located in the Coregonus clupeaformis isolate EN_2021a unplaced genomic scaffold, ASM2061545v1 scaf2157, whole genome shotgun sequence genome:
- the LOC123488321 gene encoding collagen alpha-1(XIV) chain-like has product MLVVGLPIRTWCPLLFLVLAVHFPAPAQGQVPAPRRLRFKVLGTSKLHVSWKEPKGNVDGYRVLYNSEPGEEEKELRVSHGDNKVVIQDFDAMKEYHVRVLAVSGNQQSRALQGKYAAQDLEGEDGEAEGTLPLRLDDTGGAEDINEISG; this is encoded by the exons ATGCTGGTTGTAGGACTCCCAATAAGGACGTGGTGTCCTCTGCTCTTCCTGGTGTTGGCTGTACATTTCCCAGCTCCTGCCCAGGGTCAAG TTCCGGCTCCCAGAAGATTACGTTTTAAAGTCCTGGGTACGAGCAAATTACATGTATCGTGGAAAGAGCCAAAAGGGAACGTTGACGGCTACAGAGTTTTATACAACAGTGAACCAG GCGAAGAGGAGAAGGAGCTGCGTGTTTCTCACGGGGATAATAAAGTGGTGATACAGGACTTTGACGCCATGAAGGAGTACCACGTCAGGGTTCTAGCAGTGAGTGGGAACCAGCAAAGCAGAGCACTACAAGGGAAGTATGCAG CTCAAGACCTGGAGGGTGAGGACGGAGAGGCTGAGGGCACATTGCCTCTGAGACTTGATGACACTGGAGGGGCTGAAGACATCAACGAGATATCTGGAG